The following proteins are encoded in a genomic region of Cyclonatronum proteinivorum:
- a CDS encoding heparinase II/III family protein, which yields MSLRFGGPQACGNFIKIPDMLLRHIKRAIAHPTDLLRVLMREKHKRIGHLRCSYTVLPGRSAETLLGENPLQNVTLPESTVPKAYTQALIQHQFTILGSGTQQQRYGMPCQGFEDFQYESAADIPSPEMQVNPSNRKRAAYVRQLIADDTYEPIDWQLDFRSGYRWRASQNAKTIPIVSGKGYDIKVPWELARLQHLPAMLLQDAPDKLKSRQEAVHQLLDFIAANPPGFGVNWVSTMDVAIRAANMVLSLWLIEKDGTLLPEPVRKVIACSLVDHGKWVKAFPLLQKGRGNNHLLSDYAGMAFIARALHGYAAAPKWQQWALEGLLTHCGYQFNADGSNFEGSVNYHRLSTEIVVWGLAALSPRMVHTDTRFTGLVSKLARASEILRTLRRPDGCLPSFGETDSGRFFNLNPRLVALDRETTSGVLLKPQMQDFMSDTQWLEAKNDPAETLAVSEALLFGYRQGPAAAIIAALMQSEALLPDQKACYAGFETVSPVEESSAEPLPLYPQQEWKISEDCTGTALSCVKCSGLGLILIRGRDLWLLVRLPMQSPEAMVHQEYDALAFELWAEGELLVPEPGTYVYTPHPSLRKQYKSAAAHGLPPFDVSDDAALWDKGGNIRRRQTGHFRWEQRAEEIRLYLDLPEAPGLTPPLQRCFRFTEGTLQVSGSWETGAKTEAATPARAYGELAKATKWLDFRQLEKLSRAY from the coding sequence ATGAGCCTTCGCTTTGGCGGTCCGCAAGCCTGCGGGAACTTCATCAAAATACCGGATATGCTGCTGCGTCACATTAAGCGCGCCATTGCGCATCCGACGGACTTACTTCGGGTACTGATGCGGGAGAAGCACAAACGCATAGGCCATCTGCGCTGCAGCTACACCGTGCTGCCTGGCCGAAGCGCTGAAACGCTGCTGGGAGAAAATCCCCTTCAGAACGTCACATTGCCTGAATCGACGGTTCCGAAAGCCTATACTCAGGCCCTTATACAGCATCAGTTCACTATTTTGGGCAGCGGGACGCAGCAACAGCGGTACGGTATGCCCTGTCAGGGTTTTGAAGACTTTCAGTATGAAAGCGCCGCGGATATTCCTTCGCCGGAAATGCAGGTAAATCCAAGCAACCGGAAACGCGCTGCTTATGTGCGGCAGCTGATTGCGGATGATACCTACGAGCCCATTGACTGGCAGCTTGATTTCCGCAGCGGCTACCGGTGGCGCGCGTCACAAAATGCCAAGACCATACCGATTGTAAGCGGAAAAGGCTACGATATCAAAGTGCCCTGGGAACTGGCACGGCTGCAGCATTTGCCGGCTATGCTGCTTCAGGACGCCCCCGACAAGCTGAAAAGCAGACAGGAAGCGGTACATCAGCTGCTGGATTTTATTGCCGCCAACCCACCCGGATTCGGCGTCAACTGGGTTTCTACGATGGATGTTGCCATTCGGGCAGCCAATATGGTGCTTAGCCTGTGGCTTATCGAAAAAGACGGAACGCTTCTCCCGGAGCCAGTCCGGAAAGTGATCGCCTGCTCCCTTGTTGATCACGGCAAGTGGGTCAAAGCCTTCCCGCTGCTGCAAAAAGGACGCGGGAACAATCACCTGCTGTCTGACTATGCCGGGATGGCTTTTATTGCACGGGCGCTGCACGGCTATGCAGCTGCGCCGAAGTGGCAGCAATGGGCGCTGGAAGGACTGCTGACACACTGCGGCTATCAGTTTAACGCAGACGGGTCCAATTTTGAAGGTTCTGTCAATTATCACCGGCTTTCCACGGAAATTGTGGTGTGGGGGCTTGCGGCGCTTTCTCCCCGCATGGTGCACACCGACACCCGCTTTACCGGCCTGGTTTCCAAACTGGCCCGGGCCTCAGAGATTCTTCGTACGCTAAGGCGGCCCGATGGCTGCCTGCCTTCGTTTGGAGAAACCGACAGCGGACGCTTCTTCAACCTGAATCCCCGGCTGGTTGCCTTAGACCGGGAGACGACCTCCGGTGTGCTGCTGAAACCGCAGATGCAGGATTTTATGTCGGACACACAGTGGCTTGAGGCCAAAAATGATCCGGCGGAAACCCTTGCGGTCAGTGAAGCCCTGCTGTTCGGATACCGGCAGGGGCCTGCTGCTGCGATCATAGCCGCCCTTATGCAGAGCGAAGCTCTTCTTCCGGATCAAAAAGCGTGCTACGCCGGATTTGAAACTGTTTCTCCTGTAGAAGAATCATCGGCGGAACCGCTCCCGCTCTACCCGCAGCAGGAATGGAAAATCAGCGAAGACTGCACCGGTACGGCCCTGAGCTGCGTGAAGTGCAGCGGGCTTGGACTTATCCTGATACGGGGGCGGGATCTTTGGCTGCTCGTACGGCTGCCTATGCAAAGCCCCGAGGCCATGGTGCATCAGGAATATGATGCGCTTGCCTTCGAGCTCTGGGCTGAGGGCGAGCTCCTTGTTCCGGAACCCGGAACCTATGTATATACCCCGCATCCCTCCCTCCGTAAGCAGTACAAATCCGCTGCTGCACACGGATTGCCTCCTTTTGATGTGTCTGATGACGCGGCGCTTTGGGATAAAGGAGGCAACATCAGGCGGCGGCAGACAGGGCATTTCAGATGGGAGCAGCGGGCGGAGGAGATTCGTCTGTACCTTGACCTGCCTGAAGCGCCCGGGCTTACGCCGCCTCTGCAGCGATGCTTTCGTTTCACCGAAGGCACACTACAGGTATCCGGAAGCTGGGAAACCGGCGCGAAGACGGAAGCTGCAACGCCTGCCCGGGCTTACGGCGAGCTGGCCAAAGCCACCAAATGGCTTGATTTCCGGCAGCTTGAAAAGCTGTCCCGCGCGTACTGA
- a CDS encoding glycosyltransferase family protein produces the protein MRTSTIKMVIITKNLDTDDRLIKEVETIGAPSGDTRVLAVERDHPKGRKGVLGSGAAFHSCSDTFRPLFRPGRGIVFKAGETLLKFMVRDITDRRDVLWIHDPALLPYVQWALLLRKAGWVKKVIWDLHELPPASRLQGRWIEVTRKVLQQLDVVVVTNAWRLSYIEEKLGVSLPHAVILENYPSRCAIEKPVEALPETLSDWLKGRAYFILQGGASADRHYPTVVKACMEMNLPVVVVGKPGEVYDENLIYNTGWIPQEDVYTYIDHAAGSLIFYDQRDPNAWYCSPNRLFQAIGRGCPVLTGNNPPLKSVVEESGAGVAADTDGADTAAVKQAITQFLKAQETYRQRAAASRHRYIWEGQTQKLSEQLAGLRG, from the coding sequence ATGCGTACATCTACGATTAAAATGGTGATTATCACCAAAAACCTTGATACCGATGACCGGCTTATCAAAGAGGTTGAAACGATTGGGGCTCCGTCGGGGGATACCCGCGTGCTTGCGGTGGAGCGCGACCATCCGAAAGGGCGCAAGGGAGTGCTTGGTTCCGGTGCTGCCTTTCACAGCTGCAGCGACACTTTTCGTCCGCTGTTCCGGCCCGGTCGCGGCATTGTCTTCAAAGCAGGGGAGACCCTTCTGAAATTTATGGTCCGCGATATTACGGACCGCCGGGATGTGCTCTGGATCCATGATCCGGCTTTGCTGCCGTATGTGCAGTGGGCGCTGCTGCTCCGGAAAGCCGGATGGGTGAAGAAAGTCATCTGGGATTTGCACGAGCTGCCGCCTGCGTCGCGGCTGCAGGGCCGCTGGATTGAGGTCACTCGGAAGGTATTGCAGCAGCTGGATGTGGTTGTGGTAACCAATGCCTGGCGTCTGTCCTATATAGAAGAAAAATTGGGGGTTTCGCTGCCGCATGCCGTCATCCTGGAGAATTATCCTTCCCGGTGTGCCATAGAAAAACCTGTTGAGGCGCTGCCGGAAACGCTCAGCGACTGGCTGAAGGGCCGGGCGTATTTCATCCTGCAGGGCGGGGCGAGCGCTGACCGGCACTACCCGACCGTCGTAAAAGCCTGCATGGAGATGAATCTGCCGGTCGTTGTGGTAGGCAAGCCGGGTGAGGTTTACGATGAGAACCTGATATACAATACCGGCTGGATACCGCAGGAAGACGTCTATACCTATATTGATCACGCCGCGGGCAGCCTCATTTTTTATGATCAGCGTGACCCCAATGCCTGGTACTGCTCCCCCAACCGATTGTTTCAGGCCATTGGCAGAGGGTGCCCCGTGCTTACGGGGAATAATCCGCCTCTTAAGTCAGTAGTGGAAGAAAGCGGGGCCGGGGTAGCCGCTGATACGGACGGTGCTGATACTGCTGCGGTAAAGCAGGCGATCACGCAGTTTTTGAAGGCTCAGGAAACCTACAGACAGCGGGCTGCAGCATCCCGGCACAGGTATATATGGGAAGGGCAGACGCAAAAGCTCTCCGAACAGCTTGCAGGGCTTCGGGGCTAA
- a CDS encoding glycosyltransferase family 39 protein, with amino-acid sequence MSNRYRSFSLLIILITAFSLRAVFSFINVFYVTLPQGGADAQRFNRMALEVLENMDMLTLEFFLTGGTNAIVSVGAVLYSITSPSMFVMGLFMSVLGTLVVYYVYKLVKEVTGSKGAGLSAAAFTAVFPQLILHSALFLRETPVNLAFLLAVYYAVLYLKRGSVINLTTSFFAALIAIIFHSGVVSFFIAIVLYIFLYRTKGIKHAWIKNSFILLVTLGFLFYLNTTGLGLRNFEGDLTNVATQFEEREQQGGYGESAYPEWLRYQGEGGELWKLPLRVVAFVLSPVFPYHFSELIHLLGFLDAFLYLYLFGYLFVNRKIIPRNQSLYFIVIVVLVFYVFFSFGVSNAGTAIRHRAKAAPLLIAAVYMVRFAKKLLRKRRTT; translated from the coding sequence ATGTCTAACCGGTATCGCAGCTTTAGCCTGCTGATCATTCTGATAACAGCCTTTTCGCTACGGGCTGTATTCAGTTTCATCAATGTTTTTTACGTGACCCTGCCACAGGGCGGGGCCGATGCACAGCGGTTCAACCGCATGGCGCTGGAAGTACTTGAAAACATGGATATGCTTACCCTCGAATTCTTCCTCACCGGGGGGACCAATGCCATCGTTTCTGTAGGGGCGGTTTTGTACAGCATCACGAGCCCGTCTATGTTTGTGATGGGCCTGTTTATGTCGGTACTGGGTACGCTTGTAGTTTATTATGTGTACAAGCTGGTTAAGGAAGTGACCGGCTCGAAAGGGGCGGGTTTGTCGGCAGCCGCCTTTACGGCGGTCTTCCCGCAGCTTATTCTGCATTCAGCCCTGTTTTTGCGGGAAACGCCGGTAAACCTGGCTTTCCTGCTTGCCGTCTATTATGCGGTTCTCTACCTCAAACGCGGCTCTGTCATAAACCTCACCACTTCTTTCTTTGCCGCGCTGATCGCCATCATTTTTCACTCCGGCGTGGTTTCCTTCTTTATTGCCATCGTGCTGTACATATTTTTGTACCGTACGAAGGGGATAAAGCATGCCTGGATCAAAAACAGCTTTATCCTGCTGGTTACCCTTGGGTTTTTATTCTACCTCAACACAACCGGACTCGGGCTGCGCAATTTTGAAGGGGATCTGACCAATGTGGCAACGCAGTTTGAAGAACGGGAGCAACAGGGGGGCTACGGTGAATCGGCTTATCCTGAATGGTTGCGGTATCAGGGAGAAGGCGGTGAGCTCTGGAAGTTGCCGCTGCGGGTTGTTGCTTTTGTGCTTTCCCCTGTCTTCCCCTATCACTTTTCGGAGCTGATTCACCTCTTAGGCTTTCTGGATGCCTTTCTGTACCTCTACCTGTTCGGATATCTTTTTGTGAACCGAAAAATCATACCCCGCAATCAGTCCTTGTATTTCATAGTGATTGTCGTGCTGGTGTTTTATGTGTTTTTTTCGTTTGGGGTTTCCAATGCGGGTACCGCTATCCGGCACCGGGCAAAAGCAGCGCCCCTGCTTATCGCTGCGGTTTATATGGTCAGGTTTGCGAAAAAATTGCTCAGAAAACGGCGCACTACCTGA
- a CDS encoding glycosyltransferase, giving the protein MPHKPIRVLHIINTLSYGGAEILLREGLRVADRSEVELHFASLNDKNDLLRPDLADLGGTVTCLGLDHPRYFFRAFRRGLAYIRTRDIDIIHAHLPVSGFMARLLGRVSGRPVLYTEHSLPAAYSRPMQLISRISWGWQQYVTAISEDVEAGIHQRYGNKVPVQVICNSINTARIAPHPEAGARIRAQYGIPPEARVAGTIASLRNSPAKRMDVWLQAAQKIAEKEPSARFMIVGDGDRRPALEALAASLGLQDRVVFTGNQADVVPFLNAFDVFLLSSQYEGFGIVLIEAMACGIPVSATQVAGIRNIITPNETGLLAAFDESVAASLAQNTLRLFREPALARRLSNNGRQRVEQQYSIQNMQRSFEDIYRKLLHD; this is encoded by the coding sequence ATGCCGCATAAACCGATCCGGGTTCTTCATATCATCAATACCCTCAGCTATGGCGGAGCAGAAATTCTGCTTCGGGAAGGGCTGCGGGTCGCGGACCGGTCCGAAGTTGAGCTGCATTTTGCAAGTCTGAATGATAAAAATGACCTGCTTCGCCCGGATTTAGCGGATTTGGGCGGCACGGTGACCTGCCTGGGACTGGACCATCCCCGCTATTTTTTCCGGGCCTTCAGACGCGGACTTGCATACATCCGGACGCGTGATATCGATATCATTCATGCCCATTTGCCGGTTTCCGGATTTATGGCACGGCTACTGGGGCGGGTAAGCGGCAGGCCGGTGCTGTATACCGAGCACTCACTTCCCGCAGCCTACAGCCGGCCAATGCAGCTTATCAGCCGCATAAGCTGGGGATGGCAGCAGTACGTGACGGCCATTTCGGAGGATGTGGAAGCCGGGATTCATCAGCGGTATGGCAACAAAGTGCCGGTGCAGGTGATCTGCAACAGCATCAATACCGCACGTATTGCCCCGCATCCGGAGGCGGGTGCGCGCATTCGGGCACAATACGGCATTCCCCCGGAAGCCCGCGTAGCGGGTACCATTGCTTCCCTGCGCAACAGTCCTGCCAAGCGCATGGATGTCTGGCTGCAGGCCGCTCAAAAAATTGCCGAAAAGGAACCCTCCGCAAGGTTTATGATCGTTGGTGACGGTGACCGTCGACCGGCGCTGGAGGCGCTTGCCGCTTCCCTGGGGCTACAGGACCGTGTTGTTTTCACCGGAAATCAGGCGGATGTTGTGCCTTTCCTTAACGCCTTTGATGTCTTTCTGCTTTCGTCACAATATGAAGGTTTCGGCATAGTGCTGATAGAAGCCATGGCCTGCGGTATTCCCGTATCGGCTACACAGGTGGCGGGCATCCGCAATATCATCACGCCGAATGAGACCGGTTTGCTTGCTGCCTTTGATGAAAGCGTTGCAGCCTCCTTGGCACAAAATACCCTGCGGCTGTTCCGGGAACCGGCGCTTGCCCGCCGCCTTTCCAATAACGGGCGGCAGCGGGTCGAGCAGCAATACAGCATCCAAAACATGCAGCGGTCCTTTGAGGACATATACCGGAAGCTGCTGCATGACTGA
- a CDS encoding glycosyltransferase family 4 protein, with protein sequence MKKVLFIAANARSLIANRGDLIRELTSRGHQVHALIPDYDFLPEVEELGISWELIHLSRTGADPFRDYRSYRELKQKIRQFGPDITYGYSIKPVIYGALAARACGVAVRASMITGMGYLFTGNTLKQRLLRIAGAWLYRQAMKASTTIYFQNPDDVALFKSLDIIRAKEASKIVRTNGSGVNMDRFYETRPVKEPVRFLVISRLLEDKGIREFVHAARLLHHRYPEAAFQVVGPLDLNLPHALPEREVESWKAEGLVDFTGGVKDVRPYIESCSVYVLPSYREGTPRSVLEAMAMKRAIITTDTPGCRETVEQEVNGFLVPVKSSEALAAAMEQFLQQPQLIDRMAAESLRICREKYDVTKVNQTILEGLKLHTD encoded by the coding sequence ATGAAAAAAGTCCTTTTTATAGCGGCCAACGCCCGCTCGCTGATTGCAAACCGCGGCGACCTGATCCGGGAACTGACATCCCGCGGGCATCAGGTTCATGCCCTGATACCGGATTACGATTTTCTGCCGGAAGTGGAAGAACTTGGCATTAGCTGGGAGTTGATTCACCTCAGCAGAACCGGTGCTGATCCTTTTCGGGATTACCGCAGTTACCGCGAGCTGAAGCAAAAAATCAGGCAGTTTGGTCCAGACATCACCTATGGCTATTCCATAAAACCGGTCATCTACGGTGCGCTTGCGGCCCGGGCCTGCGGTGTAGCGGTCCGTGCTTCAATGATTACGGGCATGGGGTATCTGTTTACGGGTAATACCCTCAAACAGCGGCTGCTGCGGATTGCAGGGGCGTGGCTCTACCGTCAGGCCATGAAAGCCTCGACGACCATCTATTTTCAGAATCCGGATGATGTAGCCCTGTTTAAAAGTTTAGATATTATCCGAGCCAAAGAAGCATCCAAAATTGTGCGCACGAACGGTTCAGGCGTAAACATGGATCGTTTTTACGAAACGAGGCCGGTAAAGGAACCCGTTCGTTTTCTGGTTATTTCCCGGCTGCTGGAAGACAAAGGCATTCGCGAATTTGTACACGCTGCCCGGCTGCTGCATCATCGCTATCCCGAAGCGGCCTTTCAGGTTGTCGGCCCTCTTGACCTGAATCTGCCGCACGCCCTGCCCGAACGGGAGGTTGAAAGCTGGAAAGCGGAAGGACTGGTTGACTTCACCGGCGGGGTGAAGGATGTGCGGCCGTACATCGAAAGCTGTTCCGTGTATGTGCTGCCTTCCTACCGCGAAGGCACGCCCCGCTCGGTGCTGGAAGCGATGGCGATGAAGCGGGCCATTATTACGACCGACACACCCGGCTGCCGCGAAACCGTGGAGCAGGAGGTAAACGGATTTCTGGTGCCCGTTAAGTCATCCGAAGCCCTTGCCGCTGCAATGGAGCAGTTCCTGCAGCAGCCGCAGCTCATTGATCGCATGGCAGCCGAAAGCCTGCGTATATGCCGTGAGAAATATGATGTTACCAAGGTTAATCAGACCATTCTCGAAGGTCTCAAGCTACATACCGATTAG
- a CDS encoding polysaccharide deacetylase family protein produces MEFTFEAYETALKTALSRFEHILTAIAFVSADAGALENRSVLILRHDCERDLRKALRMAELEQRLGICATYYIRVHSEYYNLMQAEERQLLRQIADMGHEVSLHYEPQFYHGEHQSLIEGIERDRAVLRDILGPDAALTTMSPHQPTLRTPDFEALARSGIVDVYTHPRFKDLSYYSDSGMKWREKTLQQAAETEVRCQFLIHPDFWNTVHTDWFTNLDQRVEACIGALQQTAAHEKEVCRNYLKNRAAHDAAFKSKVGASRA; encoded by the coding sequence ATGGAATTTACGTTCGAAGCCTACGAAACCGCCTTAAAAACCGCCTTATCCCGTTTTGAGCATATCCTCACGGCCATAGCCTTTGTATCGGCTGATGCCGGTGCGCTCGAAAACCGCAGCGTACTGATTCTCCGGCACGACTGTGAACGCGATCTCCGGAAAGCCCTTCGTATGGCTGAACTCGAGCAACGTTTGGGGATTTGTGCGACCTACTACATTCGGGTACACAGCGAATACTATAACCTGATGCAAGCGGAAGAACGGCAGCTTTTGCGGCAAATCGCTGACATGGGGCATGAAGTGAGCTTACACTACGAGCCGCAGTTTTATCACGGGGAACATCAGTCACTGATTGAAGGCATTGAGCGGGACCGCGCCGTACTCCGGGATATTCTGGGTCCGGACGCTGCACTTACAACCATGTCACCCCATCAGCCGACCCTGCGGACGCCCGACTTTGAAGCGCTGGCGCGCAGCGGCATTGTGGATGTTTATACACATCCAAGGTTCAAAGACCTGTCCTACTATTCCGACAGCGGCATGAAGTGGCGGGAGAAAACGCTGCAGCAGGCGGCAGAAACGGAAGTACGGTGTCAGTTTCTCATTCATCCGGATTTCTGGAATACGGTGCACACCGACTGGTTCACCAATCTGGATCAGCGGGTGGAGGCCTGTATCGGGGCGCTTCAGCAAACAGCTGCACACGAAAAGGAAGTCTGCCGGAACTACCTGAAAAACCGGGCAGCGCATGACGCAGCCTTTAAAAGTAAGGTTGGAGCAAGCCGGGCATGA
- a CDS encoding methionyl-tRNA formyltransferase has product MKICFLSTQAFSVNTLAHLCASGKHDIVVCGIDPDTAARAKVSGYADYAPEAHKLGLPYYAVHAFNLSDARDTAFFESSAFDVIVALGWNRLIPDRLIESTRYGVIGSHSSPHALPFGRGRSPVVWSIVLGFAQITSQLFRIDSGVDTGEVLASRVIPIGPEDSTQILYYKIALGHALMLEEALENLKAKRYLPASGLPDLVLPKRGPADANIDWRHAAQRIHDLVRAVSPPFHGAFFGLGGKKYVLTRSKVWDGLSASGKPGEVIAGFPDGAALVATGQGCLLLLEHNCALLKRGSMLESLITDTKA; this is encoded by the coding sequence ATGAAAATCTGCTTTCTCTCCACACAGGCTTTTTCCGTAAATACCCTTGCGCACCTCTGTGCAAGCGGCAAACATGACATTGTTGTTTGCGGCATAGACCCAGACACGGCGGCCCGCGCAAAGGTTTCCGGCTATGCTGACTACGCACCGGAAGCCCATAAGCTGGGGCTGCCGTACTACGCGGTTCATGCCTTTAACCTCTCGGATGCGCGGGATACGGCCTTTTTTGAATCCTCGGCCTTTGACGTCATCGTAGCTCTGGGCTGGAACCGCCTCATTCCGGACCGGCTGATCGAAAGTACGCGCTACGGCGTAATCGGCTCGCATAGCAGCCCGCATGCGCTTCCGTTTGGCCGCGGACGCTCTCCGGTCGTATGGAGTATTGTGCTGGGCTTTGCCCAAATTACAAGTCAGCTCTTTCGTATTGATTCCGGGGTTGATACGGGGGAAGTGCTCGCGAGCCGGGTCATTCCGATTGGACCGGAAGACAGCACGCAGATCCTGTACTACAAAATCGCCCTGGGGCATGCCCTGATGCTGGAAGAAGCCCTTGAAAACCTTAAAGCGAAACGCTATCTGCCGGCCTCGGGTCTGCCGGATCTGGTCTTGCCCAAGCGCGGACCGGCCGACGCCAACATTGACTGGCGGCATGCTGCGCAGCGCATTCACGACCTCGTACGTGCCGTGAGCCCGCCGTTTCACGGGGCCTTTTTTGGCTTGGGGGGCAAAAAATATGTCCTCACCCGTTCCAAAGTCTGGGACGGTCTCTCCGCGTCCGGGAAACCGGGCGAGGTGATCGCGGGCTTTCCGGATGGTGCCGCGCTGGTTGCGACAGGTCAGGGCTGTTTGCTGCTGCTGGAACACAACTGCGCGTTGCTCAAACGGGGCAGCATGCTCGAAAGCCTGATAACAGACACCAAAGCTTAA
- a CDS encoding sugar transferase: protein MKDRLKRTFDLLSASAVLLIVSPLMACIALWIKLDSTGPVLFRQQRIGRAQNPFEVLKFRTMVNRKPEEIDQFAEAVVSGEADSRVTRAGRFLRRTSLDELPQLWNIVRGDMSVVGPRPIIPEQLAAIRAEYLSRFEVKPGLTGLSQIRGRRDLDWILWLEADCEYAARYGFWYDLGIILKTVKVVFTGYGLYSEGKGRNWREFVVSGQPATGDRAERP from the coding sequence GTGAAAGACCGTTTAAAACGCACCTTCGACCTCCTCTCCGCAAGTGCCGTCTTGCTGATCGTATCGCCCCTTATGGCCTGTATCGCCCTGTGGATCAAACTGGATAGTACGGGCCCCGTGCTGTTTCGTCAGCAGCGGATAGGCAGGGCACAGAACCCCTTTGAGGTGCTTAAATTCAGGACGATGGTTAACCGTAAGCCGGAAGAAATTGATCAGTTCGCCGAGGCCGTAGTGTCCGGTGAAGCAGACAGCCGGGTGACCCGCGCCGGACGCTTCTTACGCAGAACCTCTCTGGATGAGCTCCCGCAGCTTTGGAATATTGTACGGGGAGACATGTCAGTGGTCGGGCCGCGGCCCATCATCCCCGAGCAGCTTGCCGCCATTCGCGCGGAATACCTTTCGCGTTTTGAGGTAAAGCCCGGATTAACCGGTCTTTCACAAATCCGGGGGCGCCGCGACCTGGACTGGATTTTATGGCTTGAAGCCGACTGTGAATACGCGGCCCGCTATGGGTTCTGGTATGATTTGGGCATCATCCTCAAAACCGTTAAGGTGGTTTTTACCGGGTACGGACTCTACTCCGAAGGAAAAGGCAGAAACTGGCGTGAATTTGTGGTAAGCGGTCAGCCGGCAACAGGAGACCGTGCGGAAAGGCCATAA
- a CDS encoding oligosaccharide flippase family protein, whose amino-acid sequence MKKGLYVIVLKSVYSALGVLISVVLARALEPEGFGIYAYFFAIATTCAVFAQAGLPDLMIRESARWHTQQAWGRLRGLLRGYNFVVVVLSMLMTLLLLLLHVTGALQVSEGQTGVYLLSLLLIPTVALSGLRAAALKGLGHIFKGLFPDYIIKSVLFLLLMGIVWVSGAGGAFTPADAMLLYVIAALSAYLIGAYFLFRELPAAVRTVQAVYTPKAWFKSAVPVAVSDGMSVLHVNMGIFLVGALLSAEDVGIFKVALQASLFAAFALSGIKLYLAPRSAKLISENKLPELQALAVKSARLVFLASLLIIAGLWLLGQFLLGLVYGEAYLPAFVPLLILAAGQSIGAYFGASADILMMAGFEKYIAWVKALAVLLSFVLALLLIPAGGIVGAALASALSYALWCLALGILVRIKVGIRVSAFGI is encoded by the coding sequence TTGAAAAAAGGACTGTATGTGATTGTGCTGAAATCAGTTTACTCCGCATTAGGTGTGCTGATTTCCGTGGTATTGGCCCGGGCGCTGGAGCCTGAAGGATTTGGGATTTATGCCTACTTTTTTGCCATAGCAACGACCTGCGCGGTATTTGCACAGGCCGGACTTCCCGACCTTATGATACGCGAAAGCGCGCGCTGGCATACGCAGCAAGCCTGGGGCAGGCTCAGGGGACTGCTGCGCGGCTATAATTTCGTGGTCGTCGTTTTGTCCATGCTTATGACCCTGTTGCTGCTGCTGCTGCATGTTACAGGAGCCCTGCAGGTATCGGAAGGGCAAACGGGCGTCTATCTGCTGTCGCTGCTGCTCATCCCGACGGTAGCCCTGTCCGGACTGCGGGCGGCTGCGCTGAAAGGGCTGGGACATATATTTAAGGGGCTGTTTCCCGACTATATCATCAAGTCGGTTTTGTTTCTGCTCCTGATGGGGATTGTTTGGGTGAGCGGGGCAGGCGGGGCTTTCACGCCGGCAGATGCCATGCTGCTCTACGTCATAGCAGCGCTCTCTGCGTACCTGATTGGCGCGTATTTCCTCTTTAGGGAGCTGCCTGCAGCAGTACGGACTGTACAGGCGGTATACACGCCCAAAGCGTGGTTTAAAAGCGCGGTGCCGGTTGCTGTTTCTGACGGCATGAGTGTGCTGCATGTCAATATGGGCATCTTCCTGGTCGGTGCCCTGCTCTCAGCGGAAGATGTAGGCATTTTCAAGGTCGCCCTGCAGGCAAGTCTGTTTGCAGCTTTTGCCCTGAGCGGCATCAAGCTTTACCTTGCGCCGCGGTCGGCAAAACTGATCAGCGAAAATAAGCTGCCCGAACTGCAGGCTCTCGCGGTAAAGAGCGCCCGACTGGTCTTTTTGGCCTCCCTGCTGATCATTGCGGGTTTATGGCTGCTGGGACAATTCCTGCTGGGGCTGGTGTATGGGGAAGCTTATCTCCCGGCTTTTGTTCCCCTGCTTATCCTGGCAGCGGGACAAAGTATCGGGGCCTATTTTGGTGCTTCCGCAGATATTCTGATGATGGCAGGCTTTGAGAAATACATTGCCTGGGTGAAGGCTCTCGCGGTGCTCCTGAGTTTCGTGCTCGCCCTGCTCCTCATCCCTGCCGGCGGCATTGTTGGGGCTGCCCTTGCAAGTGCGCTCTCCTATGCCCTGTGGTGTCTGGCATTGGGAATACTGGTGCGCATAAAGGTGGGCATACGGGTAAGTGCCTTTGGTATATAG